Proteins from a single region of Vulgatibacter sp.:
- a CDS encoding DNA glycosylase AlkZ-like family protein yields MSRRDEATLCPRALNRALLELTIRNLLPLVQIPPRGLWRTSGQPVLATAQQWLGKPLARRPSLQALIRRYLAAFGPATSAPVRLVAPFDNLVLSHADRGRIVPEPLRRTIFSSKNGQIPGTVLLDGFVAGTWRLEQQRQRAVLQLELLRRPSRQERTALRDEGERLLLFAAPEAAHRELLF; encoded by the coding sequence ATGTCGAGACGAGACGAAGCGACGCTCTGCCCACGGGCGCTCAACCGCGCCCTGCTCGAGCTCACGATCCGCAACCTCCTGCCGCTGGTGCAGATCCCGCCCCGCGGCCTCTGGCGCACCAGCGGCCAGCCGGTGCTCGCCACCGCGCAGCAATGGCTGGGCAAGCCACTCGCCAGGCGGCCCTCGCTGCAGGCGCTGATCCGCCGCTACCTCGCCGCCTTCGGCCCCGCCACATCCGCACCGGTGCGCCTCGTCGCCCCCTTCGACAACCTGGTGCTCTCCCACGCCGATCGCGGCCGGATCGTGCCCGAGCCCTTGCGCCGCACGATCTTCTCCTCGAAGAACGGCCAGATCCCCGGCACGGTGCTCCTCGACGGCTTCGTCGCCGGTACCTGGCGCCTCGAGCAGCAGCGGCAGCGCGCCGTGCTGCAGCTCGAGCTGCTGCGGCGTCCGTCGCGCCAGGAGCGCACCGCCCTCCGGGACGAGGGCGAGCGGCTCCTCCTCTTCGCCGCGCCGGAGGCCGCCCATCGGGAGCTGCTCTTCTGA
- a CDS encoding TetR/AcrR family transcriptional regulator, with product MGNSPHSGRRAQAAENDRRILEAAHAVFVADPAAPIAAVAERACVGISALYRRYASKEELLRKLCGNGLALYLEAAEAAYADEGDPWQAYVGFMRRIVEADTHSLTLRLAGPSNRRRRSSPTPSGRGS from the coding sequence ATGGGAAATTCGCCACATAGCGGAAGGCGCGCCCAGGCCGCCGAGAACGACCGCCGGATCCTCGAGGCGGCACATGCAGTCTTCGTGGCCGATCCCGCCGCACCGATCGCCGCGGTGGCGGAGCGGGCCTGCGTGGGGATCAGCGCCCTCTACCGGCGCTATGCGAGCAAAGAGGAGCTGCTCCGCAAGCTCTGCGGCAACGGACTCGCCCTCTACCTCGAGGCAGCGGAGGCGGCGTACGCGGACGAGGGTGACCCGTGGCAGGCGTACGTGGGCTTCATGCGCCGGATCGTCGAGGCGGATACGCACTCCCTCACCCTGCGGCTCGCCGGACCTTCGAACCGACGGCGGCGCTCTTCACCGACGCCGAGCGGGCGCGGGAGCTGA